One window of Streptomyces sp. NBC_00273 genomic DNA carries:
- a CDS encoding catalase: MSKRTLTTESGAPVADNQNSATAGVGGPLLVQDQQLLEKLARFNRERIPERVVHARGSAAYGYFEVTDDVTAYTSAAFLNTVGKKTETFLRFSTVADSLGGADAVRDPRGFALKFYTEEGNYDLVGNNTPVFFIKDPIKFPDFIHSQKRDPFTGKQEPDNVWDFWAHAPEATHQITWLMGDRGIPASYRHMNGYGSHTYQWTNEQGEAFFVKYHFKTNQGIRSLSGEQAAELVGKDANSHQTDLLQAIERGVNPSWTLYVQIMPAAEAADYRFNPFDLTKVWPHSDYPLQRVGRLVLDRNPDNVFAEVEQSAFSPNNFVPGITASPDKMLQGRLFAYADAQRYRLGVNHTVLPVNAPKATKADNYGRDGVMALRNGSRHDKNYEPNSYQGPAETGLALGAPKAVSGYTGTHEAPAHTKDDDFFQAGELYRLMSEAEKQRLVANIAGGLSQVTLEDVIEKNLAHFHAADADYGKRVEEAVRALRDA; the protein is encoded by the coding sequence ATGTCGAAGCGCACGCTGACGACCGAGTCCGGCGCCCCGGTCGCCGACAATCAGAACTCCGCCACCGCCGGCGTCGGTGGCCCGCTCCTGGTCCAGGACCAGCAGCTCCTGGAGAAGCTCGCCCGCTTCAACCGTGAGCGCATCCCGGAGCGCGTGGTGCACGCCCGCGGCTCGGCCGCGTACGGCTACTTCGAGGTGACCGACGACGTCACCGCCTACACCAGCGCCGCGTTCCTGAACACGGTCGGCAAGAAGACCGAGACCTTCCTGCGGTTCTCCACCGTCGCCGACTCGCTGGGCGGCGCGGACGCGGTCCGCGACCCGCGCGGCTTCGCGCTCAAGTTCTACACCGAAGAGGGCAACTACGACCTCGTCGGCAACAACACCCCGGTGTTCTTCATCAAGGACCCGATCAAGTTCCCCGACTTCATCCACTCCCAGAAGCGCGACCCCTTCACGGGCAAGCAGGAGCCGGACAACGTCTGGGACTTCTGGGCGCACGCCCCCGAGGCCACGCACCAGATCACCTGGCTGATGGGCGACCGCGGCATCCCGGCGTCGTACCGTCACATGAACGGCTACGGCTCCCACACGTACCAGTGGACGAACGAGCAGGGCGAGGCCTTCTTCGTCAAGTACCACTTCAAGACGAACCAGGGCATCCGCAGCCTCTCGGGCGAGCAGGCCGCCGAGCTCGTCGGCAAGGACGCGAACTCGCACCAGACCGACCTGCTGCAGGCCATCGAGCGCGGCGTGAACCCCTCGTGGACCCTGTACGTCCAGATCATGCCGGCCGCCGAGGCCGCGGACTACCGCTTCAACCCGTTCGACCTCACCAAGGTGTGGCCGCACTCCGACTACCCGCTGCAGCGCGTGGGCCGGCTGGTCCTCGACCGCAACCCGGACAACGTCTTCGCCGAGGTCGAACAGTCCGCCTTCTCCCCCAACAACTTCGTCCCGGGCATCACCGCCTCGCCGGACAAGATGCTCCAGGGCCGTCTCTTCGCGTACGCCGACGCCCAGCGCTACCGCCTCGGCGTGAACCACACCGTACTGCCGGTCAACGCCCCTAAGGCGACGAAGGCCGACAACTACGGCCGCGACGGCGTCATGGCGCTGCGCAACGGCTCGCGCCACGACAAGAACTACGAGCCCAACTCGTACCAGGGTCCGGCCGAGACCGGTCTGGCGCTGGGCGCCCCGAAGGCCGTCTCCGGCTACACGGGCACCCACGAGGCCCCGGCCCACACCAAGGACGACGACTTCTTCCAGGCCGGTGAGCTCTACCGCCTGATGTCGGAGGCCGAGAAGCAGCGCCTGGTGGCGAACATCGCCGGCGGTCTGTCGCAGGTCACCCTGGAAGACGTCATCGAGAAGAACCTGGCTCACTTCCACGCCGCCGACGCCGACTACGGCAAGCGCGTCGAGGAGGCCGTCCGCGCCCTGCGCGACGCCTGA
- a CDS encoding CAP domain-containing protein, producing MKPKPFATAAALVCGLAMMGPVSAASPHARVASAPASEEKSPTCPSSNAPPGTGSRISAADAAEIVRIHNDARRAAVQKYSPSSSVVSVAWNPKLACDAQAWADDPASSQGGGLHHSSRDTNGNEGENLFNAFPGPARPLMALDPSVSFSWTAEKPKFDADNNAPINSSASAGTNYRAWGHYSQMIWMSPASATTAVGCGVKEGVPVAGSTGWILVCRYAAAGNINGQQAVAPAAAPAAGCDLAAVNRAPTAGTEAQARAAVICLINAQRTQRGLPALTVNQSLTNAAQQHAAASVQLKWWGPGKDSHRNPQTGSTPQSRIQAAAYCPNPRSWEFSEITYTGWAGSGTPQAAVNWWMNSPGHRAIILKPSLRDIGAAALPGAADPAGASSSNTATYVVDFGRCQQ from the coding sequence ATGAAACCAAAGCCTTTCGCAACCGCGGCTGCGCTCGTGTGCGGCCTTGCCATGATGGGACCGGTATCGGCAGCCTCCCCCCACGCACGCGTCGCTTCAGCCCCTGCCTCCGAGGAGAAATCTCCCACCTGTCCCTCGTCCAACGCTCCACCCGGAACGGGCTCACGGATATCCGCCGCAGACGCTGCCGAGATCGTCCGTATTCACAACGACGCGCGCAGGGCAGCCGTCCAGAAGTACAGCCCCAGCTCCTCCGTGGTTTCTGTCGCATGGAACCCCAAGCTTGCCTGTGACGCGCAGGCCTGGGCCGATGACCCTGCATCCAGCCAGGGCGGCGGACTGCACCACAGCAGCCGTGACACCAACGGCAACGAGGGCGAGAACCTTTTCAATGCCTTCCCCGGCCCGGCGCGGCCGCTGATGGCACTGGACCCCTCCGTGAGTTTCAGCTGGACGGCGGAGAAGCCCAAATTCGACGCCGACAACAATGCCCCGATCAACAGCAGTGCGTCCGCGGGCACCAATTACCGTGCGTGGGGTCATTACTCCCAGATGATATGGATGTCTCCCGCGTCAGCGACCACGGCAGTCGGTTGCGGCGTGAAAGAGGGCGTGCCCGTGGCGGGCAGTACGGGCTGGATTCTCGTGTGCCGGTACGCCGCGGCAGGCAATATCAACGGGCAGCAAGCCGTCGCCCCGGCTGCGGCACCAGCCGCGGGCTGTGACCTGGCCGCCGTCAACCGGGCGCCGACCGCCGGCACGGAAGCCCAGGCGAGGGCTGCCGTGATCTGCCTGATCAACGCGCAGCGCACACAGCGCGGGCTGCCCGCCCTCACCGTCAACCAGTCGCTGACCAACGCGGCCCAGCAGCATGCCGCCGCATCCGTGCAGCTGAAGTGGTGGGGGCCGGGCAAGGACTCCCACCGCAACCCCCAGACCGGCTCGACACCGCAGAGCCGCATCCAGGCGGCCGCATACTGCCCGAACCCCCGGTCGTGGGAGTTCAGTGAGATCACGTACACCGGCTGGGCCGGATCGGGAACCCCGCAGGCCGCCGTCAACTGGTGGATGAACAGCCCCGGCCATCGCGCCATCATCCTCAAGCCGTCCCTGCGCGACATTGGTGCGGCGGCCCTGCCCGGGGCGGCGGACCCGGCTGGCGCATCGTCGTCCAACACCGCCACCTACGTCGTGGACTTCGGACGCTGCCAGCAGTGA
- the gcl gene encoding glyoxylate carboligase — translation MPRMTAAAAAVEILKLEGVEQAFGVPGAAINPFYRELKNVGGIAHTLARHVEGASHMAEGYTRAKAGNIGVCIGTSGPAGTDMITGLYSAIADSIPILCITGQAPVSKLHKEDFQAVDIASIAKPVTKKATTVLEAAQVPGVFQEAFHLMRSGRPGPVLIDLPIDVQLTEIEFDPATYAPLPVYKPQATRAQAAKALQFLLESERPLIVAGGGIINADASELLVEFAELVNVPVISTLMGWGTIPDDHELAAGMVGVQTAHRYGNATFLESDFVFGIGNRWANRHTGYNLDAYTKGRKFVHVDIEPTQLGRIFAPDFGIASDAKAALELFIEIAKELKAEGKLPDFSAWVASAQDRKATLQRRTHFDNIPLKPQRVYEEMNKAFGPETRYVTTIGLSQIAAAQFLHVYRPRNWINCGQAGPLGWTIPAAIGAATAEPETPIVALSGDYDFQFMIEELAVAAQHKVPYVHVLVNNAYLGLIRQAQGNLGINFEVNLEFENINTPELGVYGVDHVKVAEGLGVKAIRVTDPDKLGEAFEEAKKLAQEFQVPVVVEAILERITNIAMSKTVDMSDVTEFEELATEPGHAPTAIKALQV, via the coding sequence GCGCGTCGCACATGGCCGAGGGCTACACCCGCGCCAAGGCGGGCAACATCGGTGTCTGCATCGGTACGTCGGGCCCGGCCGGCACCGACATGATCACCGGCCTGTACTCGGCGATCGCGGACTCGATCCCGATCCTGTGCATCACCGGTCAGGCCCCGGTCTCCAAGCTCCACAAGGAGGACTTCCAGGCCGTCGACATCGCCTCGATCGCCAAGCCGGTCACCAAGAAGGCCACGACCGTCCTGGAGGCCGCGCAGGTCCCCGGCGTGTTCCAGGAGGCCTTCCACCTGATGCGCTCCGGCCGTCCGGGCCCGGTCCTCATCGACCTCCCGATCGACGTCCAGCTGACCGAGATCGAGTTCGACCCGGCCACCTACGCGCCGCTGCCGGTCTACAAGCCGCAGGCCACCCGCGCCCAGGCCGCCAAGGCCCTGCAGTTCCTGCTGGAGTCCGAGCGCCCGCTGATCGTCGCCGGCGGCGGCATCATCAACGCCGACGCCTCCGAGCTGCTGGTCGAGTTCGCCGAGCTGGTGAACGTCCCCGTCATCTCCACCCTGATGGGCTGGGGCACCATCCCGGACGACCACGAGCTGGCCGCCGGCATGGTCGGCGTCCAGACCGCGCACCGCTACGGCAACGCCACGTTCCTTGAGTCGGACTTCGTCTTCGGCATCGGCAACCGCTGGGCCAACCGTCACACCGGTTACAACCTGGACGCCTACACCAAGGGCCGCAAGTTCGTCCACGTCGACATCGAGCCCACGCAGCTCGGCAGGATCTTCGCCCCGGACTTCGGCATCGCCTCCGATGCCAAGGCCGCGCTGGAGCTCTTCATCGAGATCGCCAAGGAGCTCAAGGCCGAGGGCAAGCTGCCGGACTTCTCCGCCTGGGTCGCCTCGGCGCAGGACCGCAAGGCGACCCTGCAGCGCCGTACGCACTTCGACAACATCCCCCTGAAGCCGCAGCGCGTCTACGAGGAGATGAACAAGGCGTTCGGTCCCGAGACCCGCTACGTCACCACGATCGGCCTCTCTCAGATCGCGGCGGCGCAGTTCCTGCACGTCTACCGCCCGCGCAACTGGATCAACTGCGGCCAGGCCGGCCCGCTCGGCTGGACCATCCCGGCCGCCATCGGCGCCGCCACCGCGGAGCCGGAGACCCCGATCGTCGCGCTGTCCGGCGACTACGACTTCCAGTTCATGATCGAGGAGCTGGCGGTCGCCGCCCAGCACAAGGTCCCCTACGTCCACGTCCTCGTGAACAACGCCTACCTGGGTCTGATCCGCCAGGCGCAGGGCAACCTCGGCATCAACTTCGAGGTCAACCTCGAGTTCGAGAACATCAACACCCCCGAGCTGGGCGTCTACGGCGTCGACCACGTCAAGGTCGCCGAGGGCCTGGGCGTCAAGGCCATCCGCGTCACCGACCCGGACAAGCTGGGCGAGGCCTTCGAGGAGGCCAAGAAGCTGGCCCAGGAGTTCCAGGTCCCGGTCGTCGTCGAGGCGATCCTGGAGCGCATCACCAACATCGCGATGAGCAAGACGGTCGACATGAGCGACGTCACCGAGTTCGAAGAGCTCGCGACCGAGCCGGGCCACGCCCCGACCGCGATCAAGGCCCTGCAGGTCTGA